The DNA sequence CGGCATTTCCAGCACCTATCACCTATATAGATGCGCCTTTTCATATGAGTAAAAAGGGTGGGTAAATTGTTGGCTACCCTTTAAAGAAACTGGTTAATCTGCCGGTGATTGTCGTGGGAAAAGCACCGGAACGACGGACGTATGAGGTGGAGGATTTTCAGGGCAAAAAGGTGGCCGGAAAGGCCGTCCTGCTACATACCGGGCAGGGCAGGTATTTTGGCGAGCGGGCTTACAGCAAAAACTCACCTTACGTGTCGACAGAGA is a window from the Candidatus Pantoea bituminis genome containing:
- a CDS encoding cyclase family protein, yielding MGKAPERRTYEVEDFQGKKVAGKAVLLHTGQGRYFGERAYSKNSPYVSTETADWLVRHGAVLVGIDAVLIDD